Proteins from one Embleya scabrispora genomic window:
- a CDS encoding MFS transporter: MSSTTTEEPGSSSPAPVSVADPENTGYKVAPLYATLPLANIALYMLWLGVGVYLLPIQVIHIKGVPDQEALKWPIFWGALFATIGNPLFGKLSDITRSRFGRRSPFILFCALVGAAALCFQANANSIAAVGLTWGLIQFIMNGYQAAVTAVMPDRVPASKYGRFSAMIGLGIPVGTIVASLLLAGVDLSMIGIDARIGGFDGRFADPSDGGAKGFYLIAAILVAAALIFVVVSPDRSTRDLPREPFAFVAFVKGFWVSPREHADFFIALLSRLGVMLGYMVVLQFNFFILLMYVKIPQAEVVSKLGTLTVINAVVTIVAAVVIGPIVDRVGRVKPFVIASGAGAALSLVIPMIWATEDGMIAFQIANGLFFGMYMAVDMALITQVLPRPQDVGKDMGLINIANAGPQIAAPFLAPFLVDDLDLGYKGLFAFAAAISLLGALLALLVKRVR; the protein is encoded by the coding sequence ATGAGTTCGACCACCACAGAGGAGCCCGGCTCCTCGTCGCCGGCACCGGTGTCCGTCGCGGACCCCGAGAACACCGGGTACAAGGTCGCTCCGCTCTACGCGACGTTGCCCCTCGCCAACATCGCGCTCTACATGCTGTGGCTGGGCGTGGGGGTGTACCTGCTCCCGATCCAGGTCATCCACATCAAGGGCGTGCCCGACCAGGAAGCGCTGAAGTGGCCGATCTTCTGGGGCGCGCTGTTCGCCACGATCGGCAATCCGCTGTTCGGCAAGCTCTCCGACATCACCCGCTCGCGGTTCGGCCGGCGCTCGCCCTTCATCCTGTTCTGCGCACTCGTCGGCGCCGCCGCGCTGTGCTTCCAGGCCAACGCGAACTCGATCGCGGCGGTGGGGCTGACCTGGGGCCTCATCCAGTTCATCATGAACGGCTACCAGGCCGCGGTGACTGCGGTCATGCCCGACCGGGTGCCGGCGAGCAAGTACGGCCGGTTCTCCGCGATGATCGGCCTCGGCATCCCCGTGGGCACGATCGTGGCCTCACTGCTGCTGGCCGGCGTCGACCTGAGCATGATCGGGATCGACGCGCGGATCGGCGGCTTCGACGGCCGCTTCGCCGACCCGTCCGACGGCGGGGCCAAGGGCTTCTACCTGATCGCCGCGATCCTGGTGGCCGCCGCGCTGATCTTCGTGGTCGTCAGCCCCGACCGCTCCACCAGGGACCTGCCGCGCGAGCCGTTCGCGTTCGTCGCCTTCGTCAAGGGCTTCTGGGTCTCGCCGCGCGAGCACGCCGACTTCTTCATCGCCCTGCTCTCGCGCCTGGGCGTGATGCTCGGCTACATGGTGGTGCTGCAGTTCAACTTCTTCATCCTGCTGATGTACGTGAAGATCCCGCAGGCCGAGGTGGTGTCCAAGCTGGGCACCCTCACCGTGATCAACGCGGTGGTGACCATCGTCGCGGCCGTGGTGATCGGCCCGATCGTGGACCGCGTCGGCCGGGTCAAGCCGTTCGTGATCGCCTCCGGCGCCGGCGCGGCGCTGTCCCTGGTCATCCCGATGATCTGGGCCACCGAGGACGGCATGATCGCCTTCCAGATCGCCAACGGCCTGTTCTTCGGCATGTACATGGCCGTCGACATGGCCCTGATCACCCAGGTCCTCCCCCGCCCCCAGGACGTCGGCAAGGACATGGGCCTGATCAACATAGCCAACGCCGGCCCCCAAATCGCCGCCCCGTTCCTGGCCCCTTTCCTGGTCGACGACCTGGACCTGGGCTACAAGGGCCTCTTCGCCTTCGCCGCCGCCATCTCCCTCCTGGGAGCCCTGCTGGCCCTACTGGTCAAGCGCGTGCGGTAG
- a CDS encoding TetR family transcriptional regulator, whose protein sequence is MRDTAGAATGLRERKKERTREALVDAAQELFLRKGYDATTIDEIVAAVEVSRRTFFRYFAGKEEVALARAMEFEQLFLSALATRPADEAPLTALRRAGTEVLSEFGDEPADGAGHEFLRMRRLIEGTPVLLAASLRNAIELERRMAAEIARREGLTPELDRRPALLVTLYHSVMRVAMDEWTEDEVMDTAGLSRIVEAAWDDMATLLADRWTAGELRRD, encoded by the coding sequence GTGCGGGACACGGCCGGCGCCGCGACGGGTTTGCGCGAGCGCAAGAAGGAACGCACGCGAGAGGCCCTGGTGGACGCCGCGCAGGAGCTGTTCCTGCGCAAGGGATACGACGCCACGACCATCGACGAGATCGTCGCCGCCGTGGAGGTCTCCCGGCGCACCTTCTTCCGCTACTTCGCGGGCAAGGAGGAGGTGGCGCTGGCCCGGGCCATGGAGTTCGAGCAACTGTTCCTGTCCGCACTGGCCACCCGACCGGCCGACGAGGCGCCGCTGACCGCGCTGCGCCGCGCGGGTACCGAGGTGTTGTCGGAGTTCGGCGACGAGCCGGCCGACGGCGCGGGCCACGAGTTCCTGCGGATGCGCCGACTGATCGAAGGCACCCCGGTACTGCTGGCCGCCTCGCTGCGCAACGCGATCGAGCTGGAGCGGCGAATGGCGGCGGAGATCGCCCGCCGCGAGGGCCTGACCCCGGAACTCGACCGGCGCCCGGCGCTGTTGGTGACCCTGTACCACTCGGTCATGCGGGTGGCGATGGACGAATGGACCGAGGACGAGGTCATGGACACCGCCGGCCTGTCCCGAATCGTCGAGGCCGCGTGGGACGACATGGCCACACTCCTCGCCGACCGCTGGACAGCGGGCGAACTACGCCGGGACTGA
- a CDS encoding MFS transporter: MSQTSTAATPDAPPPDPATPPARKGMQGHPWLTLLAVAFGVMMVALDGTVVGIANPAISKDLDASLADLQWVTNGYLLALAVCLIPAGKLGDRYGHKTIFLIGAAGFAATSLLIAFSQSVSMLIAFRVLQGVFGALLQPTALGLLRNSFPGNKLNMAIGIWGAAISTATAAGPIVGGLLVEHVSWQSVFYINVPIGVLTLVVGIWALANSRVAGASNRIDYLGVVLLSVAMFCLVWGVIKSGEKGWGSAYTLGFMAAAAILLAVFALWQTRAAEPLMPMGMFRNRSFSIGIVLMIFMAFAMFGAMFFITFYLQGVNGLSPTETGVRMLPMSVVMMIGSPIGGLAITKLGPRIPIIAGLALSATAMALLARLGEDASFGATMLPFVLLGFGLSPIMVGATDIIVGNASLELSGVASGIQQAAMQVGGALGTAVLGAVVAAKVSSVLPDRWPAAAGDYASMPHGQREGIEGSVAQGFPPLRPDLLGGRQLDGPATEAVRHASATTFLDGMQLAFTIAAITMAVGIVLALFVRQGEKREGAVAVHV, translated from the coding sequence ATGAGCCAGACTTCGACGGCGGCGACACCGGACGCACCCCCTCCGGATCCCGCCACTCCCCCCGCCCGCAAGGGCATGCAGGGTCATCCCTGGCTCACCCTCCTCGCGGTCGCGTTCGGCGTGATGATGGTGGCCCTCGACGGGACCGTCGTCGGCATCGCCAACCCGGCCATCTCCAAGGACCTCGACGCCTCGCTCGCCGACCTGCAATGGGTCACCAACGGCTATCTGCTCGCGCTCGCGGTGTGCCTGATCCCGGCGGGCAAGCTCGGCGACCGCTACGGGCACAAGACGATCTTCCTGATCGGCGCGGCCGGCTTCGCCGCCACGTCGCTGCTCATCGCGTTCTCCCAGTCGGTCTCGATGCTGATCGCGTTCCGGGTGCTCCAGGGCGTGTTCGGCGCGCTGCTCCAGCCCACCGCGCTCGGTCTGCTGCGCAACAGCTTCCCCGGCAACAAGCTGAACATGGCGATCGGCATCTGGGGCGCGGCGATCTCCACCGCCACCGCCGCCGGTCCGATCGTCGGCGGTCTGCTCGTCGAACACGTCAGCTGGCAGTCGGTGTTCTACATCAACGTGCCGATCGGCGTACTGACGCTGGTGGTCGGCATCTGGGCGCTGGCCAACAGCCGGGTGGCCGGTGCGAGCAACCGGATCGACTACCTCGGCGTGGTGCTGTTGTCGGTGGCGATGTTCTGCCTGGTGTGGGGCGTGATCAAGAGCGGCGAGAAGGGCTGGGGCAGCGCCTACACGCTCGGCTTCATGGCCGCCGCGGCGATCCTGCTCGCGGTCTTCGCGCTGTGGCAGACCCGGGCGGCCGAACCGCTGATGCCGATGGGGATGTTCCGCAACCGGTCGTTCTCGATCGGCATCGTGCTGATGATCTTCATGGCGTTCGCGATGTTCGGCGCGATGTTCTTCATCACCTTCTACCTCCAGGGCGTCAACGGGCTCAGCCCGACCGAGACCGGCGTACGGATGTTGCCGATGTCGGTGGTGATGATGATCGGCTCGCCGATCGGCGGCCTCGCGATCACCAAGCTGGGCCCGCGTATTCCGATCATCGCCGGCCTGGCGCTGTCCGCGACCGCGATGGCGCTGCTGGCCCGGCTGGGCGAGGACGCGAGCTTCGGCGCGACCATGCTGCCGTTCGTGCTGCTCGGATTCGGGCTCAGCCCGATCATGGTGGGCGCCACCGACATCATCGTCGGCAACGCCTCGCTCGAACTCTCCGGCGTGGCCTCCGGGATCCAGCAGGCCGCGATGCAGGTCGGCGGCGCGCTCGGCACCGCCGTGCTCGGTGCGGTGGTGGCGGCCAAGGTCTCCTCGGTACTGCCGGACCGGTGGCCCGCGGCGGCCGGCGACTACGCCTCGATGCCGCACGGGCAGCGCGAGGGGATCGAGGGCTCGGTCGCGCAGGGGTTCCCGCCGCTGCGACCGGACCTGCTGGGCGGCAGGCAGTTGGACGGCCCGGCGACGGAGGCGGTCCGACACGCCTCGGCCACCACGTTCCTGGACGGCATGCAACTGGCCTTCACCATCGCCGCGATCACGATGGCGGTCGGCATCGTCCTGGCCCTGTTCGTCCGCCAGGGCGAAAAGCGCGAGGGCGCGGTCGCCGTACACGTGTAA
- a CDS encoding MarR family winged helix-turn-helix transcriptional regulator, with protein sequence MQQDTSSGPELVTLLVTAVRGISQLFSDRMTAAGFDEIRPTHGFALTLIGEDGTTATELGRRLGMTKQSAGEVVSHLARHGYVDRKPDPADRRARRITLTERGRECLRVIWAELSWIQGAWTKAVGDDGVEVLKDGLRAGMRQLGASGELPDNLSQAWWWRDARSL encoded by the coding sequence GTGCAGCAAGACACCTCCTCCGGGCCCGAACTGGTGACATTGCTGGTCACCGCCGTGCGCGGGATCAGCCAACTGTTCTCCGACCGCATGACGGCCGCCGGTTTCGACGAGATCCGGCCCACGCACGGCTTCGCGCTGACCCTGATCGGCGAGGACGGCACCACCGCCACCGAGCTCGGTCGCCGACTCGGCATGACCAAGCAGTCGGCCGGCGAAGTGGTCTCACACCTGGCCCGGCACGGCTACGTCGACCGCAAACCCGACCCCGCCGACCGCCGCGCCCGTCGGATCACCCTCACCGAACGCGGCCGCGAGTGCCTGCGGGTGATCTGGGCCGAGCTGTCCTGGATCCAGGGCGCCTGGACCAAGGCGGTCGGCGACGACGGGGTCGAGGTACTCAAGGACGGTCTACGCGCGGGCATGCGCCAACTCGGCGCCTCCGGCGAACTCCCCGACAACCTCAGCCAGGCGTGGTGGTGGCGCGACGCCCGCAGCCTGTAG
- a CDS encoding methyltransferase domain-containing protein, giving the protein MVEGVPVGTAESIPLPEGTVDVVTVTRACHRFEPEPEPALREIARVLRPAGVPALPWNARDQGNALVDRLYEVAECPFGGLRDDRPAVARSPWFERAERTLFRRRESWPMTRAWSGSPRSATRVRWGDRPAAGRNAGEGAGVRRGVRAAGGTGPGHRHPPRPGAGVGAPRPTGCGRRATTTPG; this is encoded by the coding sequence ATGGTCGAAGGGGTGCCGGTCGGCACGGCGGAGTCGATACCGCTGCCGGAGGGCACGGTCGACGTGGTCACCGTGACCCGGGCGTGCCACCGGTTCGAGCCGGAGCCGGAGCCGGCGCTGCGCGAGATCGCGCGGGTGTTGCGGCCGGCCGGGGTGCCGGCGCTGCCGTGGAACGCGCGGGATCAGGGGAACGCGCTGGTGGACCGGCTGTACGAGGTGGCCGAGTGCCCGTTCGGCGGCCTGCGCGATGACCGCCCGGCGGTCGCCCGCAGCCCCTGGTTCGAGCGCGCGGAGCGGACCCTCTTCCGGCGCCGCGAGTCGTGGCCCATGACGCGGGCGTGGAGCGGATCGCCGCGTTCGGCTACGCGAGTGCGATGGGGGGACCGACCGGCAGCGGGGCGAAATGCCGGCGAGGGTGCGGGAGTTCGTCGGGGAGTACGCGCAGCCGGTGGAACCGGCCCAGGTCACCGACACCCACCCCGGCCCGGCGCAGGGGTGGGGGCGCCGCGGCCTACAGGCTGCGGGCGTCGCGCCACCACCACGCCTGGCTGA
- a CDS encoding DUF202 domain-containing protein produces the protein MGRRPVALPGAPLDPGLQPERTRMAWSRTSLAFVANGALLVRAGHVPGRWWFMLPGFVVMAAGFGVYVVGLLRHRQVDHAVRGGTAAVGDRAIRATLLTVSAACVLAAAVLVGRP, from the coding sequence ATGGGCCGCCGCCCCGTCGCGCTGCCGGGCGCGCCCCTGGATCCGGGGCTGCAGCCGGAGCGCACTCGGATGGCGTGGTCGCGCACGTCGCTGGCGTTCGTCGCCAACGGGGCGCTGCTGGTACGGGCCGGCCACGTACCGGGGCGCTGGTGGTTCATGCTGCCGGGGTTCGTGGTGATGGCGGCCGGCTTCGGGGTATACGTGGTGGGGTTGCTGCGGCACCGACAGGTCGACCACGCGGTTCGGGGCGGCACGGCGGCGGTCGGCGACCGGGCGATCCGCGCGACGTTGCTGACGGTGTCGGCGGCGTGCGTGCTGGCGGCGGCGGTGCTGGTCGGCCGGCCCTGA
- a CDS encoding YidH family protein yields MKIMKSDRKGSRLREIGDEPDYRFTLANERTFLAWIRTALSLLAGGVAVVQLVPDLASRAQRLMLGLALVGLALTLSATAYRRWYQVERAMRLGRALPFSALPLVVSAGLGIVIVVSVVLMLVS; encoded by the coding sequence ATGAAGATCATGAAATCCGATCGGAAGGGCTCCCGGCTGCGGGAAATCGGCGACGAGCCCGACTATCGGTTCACCCTCGCCAACGAACGCACGTTCCTGGCCTGGATCCGCACCGCGCTCTCCCTGCTCGCGGGCGGGGTGGCGGTGGTGCAACTGGTGCCGGACCTGGCTTCGCGGGCGCAGCGCCTGATGCTCGGGCTGGCCCTGGTCGGTTTGGCGCTGACCCTGTCGGCCACCGCGTACCGGCGCTGGTACCAGGTCGAGCGGGCGATGCGGCTGGGCCGGGCGCTGCCGTTCTCCGCGCTGCCGCTGGTGGTGTCGGCGGGTCTGGGAATCGTGATCGTGGTGAGCGTCGTGCTCATGCTCGTGTCCTGA
- the nusB gene encoding transcription antitermination factor NusB, whose amino-acid sequence MAGARSKTRKRALQILFEADQRGVDPVTILADWVGRFRADKAEPQVAEYTMRLVEGVQEHRKRIDDLIGTYAVGWTLDRMPGVDRNVLRLGIYELLWESDVPDVVAIDEAVELAKEYSTDESPAFVNGLLARIKDLKPTLLR is encoded by the coding sequence GTGGCCGGTGCCCGCAGCAAGACCCGGAAGCGCGCGCTGCAGATCCTGTTCGAGGCCGACCAGCGCGGTGTCGATCCGGTGACCATCCTCGCGGACTGGGTCGGCCGCTTCCGGGCCGACAAGGCGGAGCCGCAGGTCGCCGAGTACACGATGCGCCTGGTCGAGGGCGTCCAGGAGCACCGCAAGCGCATCGACGACCTGATCGGCACCTACGCCGTGGGGTGGACGCTGGACCGGATGCCCGGCGTGGACCGCAACGTCCTGCGCCTGGGTATCTACGAACTGCTCTGGGAGAGCGACGTCCCCGACGTCGTGGCCATCGACGAGGCGGTCGAACTCGCCAAGGAATACTCCACGGACGAGTCGCCGGCCTTCGTCAACGGCCTGCTGGCCCGGATAAAGGATCTCAAGCCGACGCTGCTGCGCTAG
- the efp gene encoding elongation factor P: MATTNDLKNGMVLKLDNGQLWSVVEFQHVKPGKGGAFVRTKLKHVLSGKVVDKTFNAGTKVETATVDKRGMQFSYKDGSDFVFMDTDTYEQLPISPETVGDAANYLLEGFDATVAIYEGAALYVELPASVELLIEYTEPGVQGDRSTGGTKPAKLETGFEIAVPLFITTGEKVKVDTRSGDYLGRVNS, encoded by the coding sequence GTGGCCACGACCAACGACCTGAAGAACGGCATGGTGCTCAAGCTCGACAACGGCCAGCTCTGGTCCGTCGTCGAGTTCCAGCACGTCAAGCCCGGCAAGGGCGGCGCGTTCGTTCGTACGAAGCTCAAGCATGTCCTCTCCGGCAAGGTCGTGGACAAGACCTTCAACGCCGGCACGAAGGTCGAGACGGCCACCGTGGACAAGCGCGGCATGCAGTTCTCGTACAAGGACGGCTCCGACTTCGTGTTCATGGACACGGACACCTACGAGCAGCTGCCGATCTCGCCCGAGACCGTCGGCGACGCCGCCAACTACCTGCTCGAGGGCTTCGACGCGACCGTCGCGATCTACGAGGGCGCCGCGCTCTACGTCGAGCTGCCGGCGTCGGTCGAACTGCTCATCGAGTACACCGAGCCGGGTGTCCAGGGCGACCGCTCCACCGGTGGCACCAAGCCCGCGAAGCTGGAGACCGGCTTCGAGATCGCGGTTCCGCTCTTCATCACCACGGGCGAGAAGGTCAAGGTCGACACCCGTTCCGGTGACTACCTGGGCCGCGTGAACAGCTAG